One window of the Salminus brasiliensis chromosome 1, fSalBra1.hap2, whole genome shotgun sequence genome contains the following:
- the echdc2 gene encoding enoyl-CoA hydratase domain-containing protein 2, mitochondrial, with translation MTVLRRFAAGVCSLVRGPSPAGLGFTGLHGSFPHTARVSTTERCCLRALCTKSPDKDAVEVDIRRLEDGDRGIVEVLMCRQRARNSLGHVFVGQMRELVTGLHYDSEVRVVIFRSLVPGVFCAGADLKERAQMSNSESEKFVHGLRSLMNEIAALPMPTIAAVDGFALGGGLELALACDLRTAAFSAQMGLIETTRGLLPGAGGSQRLPRAVGFAVAKELIFTGRRVGGQQALELGLVNRAVPQNESGDAAHKEAVNLAREILPQGPIAVRMAKEAMNRGIEVDIASGMAIEGMCYARVIPTRDRQEGMAAFIEKRSPRYTGE, from the exons ATGACCGTGCTCCGGAGGTTTGCTGCGGGGGTTTGTTCGCTGGTCCGAGGTCCCAGTCCAGCAGGCTTGGGGTTCACTGGCCTTCATGGCTCCTTCCCTCACACTGCCAGAGTGTCCACGACTGAAAGGTGCTGCCTGCGGGCATTGTGCACTAAAAGTCCGGACAAAGACGCTGTCGAAGTGGACATACGTCGCCTTGAAGATGGAGACCGCG gtATCGTGGAAGTGTTGATGTGTCGGCAGCGGGCGCGCAACTCTCTGGGCCATGTGTTTGTGGGTCAG ATGCGAGAGTTGGTGACAGGCTTGCACTATGACTCAGAAGTTCGTGTGGTGATCTTTAGGAGTCTGGTGCCTGGAGTGTTTTGTGCAG GGGCAGATCTTAAGGAGAGAGCTCAGATGAGTAACTCTGAGTCTGAGAAGTTTGTGCATGGTCTTCGCTCACTAATGAACGAGATAG CTGCGTTGCCCATGCCGACCATCGCTGCTGTGGATGGCTTTGCTCTTGGGGGAGGACTGGAGCTGGCGCTGGCCTGTGACCTCCGTACTGCAG CATTCTCTGCACAGATGGGCCTGATTGAGACCACACGAGGCCTCCTTCCAGGGGCAG GGGGCAGTCAGAGGTTGCCTCGGGCAGTGGGCTTTGCAGTGGCAAAGGAGCTGATCTTCACTGGGCGGCGTGTCGGGGGGCAGCAAGCTCTGGAGCTGGGGCTGGTCAACCGGGCAGTCCCACAGAACGAGAGTGGAGATGCAGCCCATAAAGAAGCTGTAAACCTGGCCAGAGAGATACTCCCTCAG GGTCCAATCGCAGTGAGGATGGCCAAGGAGGCCATGAACCGAGGGATCGAGGTGGACATCGCTTCAGGAATGGCCATTGAGGGCATGTGTTATGCCAGG GTCATTCCAACACGAGACAGGCAAGAGGGAATGGCTGCTTTTATAGAGAAGAGAAGTCCCAGATATACTGGAGAATAA